GGCCAGCGCGATCGGCGCCTGCCAGGTCGCGCCGCCGGTCGGCGCGGCCGGCCAGCCGCTCAGGTCGCCGTCCCAGATCGGCCCGGGGGTGGCCAGCACACCCACTCCGCCGCGCAGCGCCGTCCAGCCGGCGAGCACCCCGATGAGCAGGCCGCCGACGGCGATGCCGAGGATCGGGCCGCGTCGCCACTCCTCGGGCATGGCGCGGGCGGCCACAGCGACCACCAGGACCAGGCCGGCGGCCACCGCCAGTTGCCCACCCGGGGCGAGGACCGCGGCGATCCGCACCATCGTGGCGATCAGGGCGGTCGTCACCGCCGCGGCGGCCAGGTCCGAGCCGTCCAGGGTGAGGTCGGAGCGGCGGCCGGCGTCGATCGACGGGGCCAGGAAGAGCAGCACCGCGGCGACCAGCAGCAGCGCCCCGACCCAGGCGTCGGCCACCGTCGCACCGGGTGCGCCGAAGGCGGCGGCGGTGACGACGAGCGCGCCCAGCCCGGTGCCGACCGACAGGGGCGCCGGGATGCGCCGCTGGGAGACCTGCACCATCGCGGCGTACCCGAGGGTCACACAGACGGCCAGGAAGCTCGCCGCCAGCACCGGGACCGTCGCCTCGCGGAGGCTGGCCGGGGTGGGGGTCTCGTCGACGGGCATGGTGGCTGCCACGAACGCGGCCACCGCTCCGGGCAGCGCGAAGGCCGCGCCTCCGGCGGCCCAGTCGGTGACCGTGTCGGCGGCGGCCGACGCGATCCGGACCCGGGGGGCCAGCGCGACCAGCGCGCCGGCCGCGCAGAGGGTGAGCAGGACCGCGGCCGTGAGCGCGGGACGGGACAGGCCCGCGCCCGCGCCGAAAAGGCCCACCACGGCCGCGCCGACGGCGTGGGCCAGCGCGGCCCGGGTGGTACGCGCGGAGAGGCCGATGACTCCGATGCCGATCGCGGTGACCACCATCGGCCAGGGCGCCGCCGCCCAGTCGAGGCCGAACGACGCCGGTACGGCGAGCGCGGTCAGCGCTGCCCCGGCGACCGCGAACTCGCGGCGGATCTCCGGTGGCAGGGCCAGCACCGCGGCGATGGTGAGCAGGAACGCGGCGGCGGCGAGTTGCCACGTGGTCGGGCCGACGGCGGTGGCCAGCTCGGCGGCGTACCCGTCGAGGTCGGCGCTCCACGCGGGCAGTGCCGCCCGGACCGGGGCGACCCCGGCGCGGAGAGCACCGCCGGCGACCACCAGTCCGCTGACGGTGAGAGCGACCGCCGAGGCGACCTGCGGGCCGCGTCGGGCGGTCTCGGGGATCGCGCGTACCGCAAGCCCGGTCACCGTGATCACCGCCGCGATCAGCAGCAACGCCTGGCCGGGCAGGGCCACGGAGGCGATCCGGCCGAACGCGCCGATCACGGCCAGGGTGACGATGCCGGCCGCCACGTCCGGCAGCGGTGGGCGGCGCAGCACCAGCGCGCCGGCCAACCCGGCGACGGCGGCCAGCACGAGCACCAGCCCGGCGCCTGTCGCCGTCGGCACGGTCTGCGCCCGCAGCAGGGCGGTGACCGCGTACGCCAGGCCGACCGCGACGGCCACCGCGTGCAGCGACCAGGTCAGCTCGCGCAGGCCGGGCACCGGACGGGCGGGCCGGGCGTCGGCGGTGCCCGGGCCGGCGTCGATCAACTCGCCGGCCTCCTCCGGGTCGGCCTCCGGCCGGGCCTCGGCGTCGCGCTGCCGGGGCGTCGCAGACGGGGTGGCCGGGCGCGACAGGTCCTGCCGGACCGGGCGCTCCACCACGAGCGGGGAGCGGGCCAGCCAGAGGTCGAGGAGGGCCACCAGGGTCAGCACCAGCGCCCAGCCGCCCGGCCCGGTGATCCGGTCGTACGCGAGCAGCGGCAGCACCGGCTGCGCGGCGACCACCGTCGCGAAGCGGGGCGCGCGCAGCCCGGTCCAGGCGGCGTACCCGACGGACACGGCGGCGGTGGCCGTGAAGATCAACCCGGCGAAGACGGCTCCGGAGGTGCCCCCACCGCCGATCGGGTCCACCGCCCACAGCGCGTACCCGGCCAGCGGCACGAGCAGCAGACCCACCGCGGAGATCGTCTCCGCGGTGGAGGTGAGCCCGCGCCGGGCCAGCGCCGGCGGCGCGAGCAGCATCAACACGGTCGCGACAAGCAGGACTCCGAGGCGGGCCAGCGCGTCCATCGAGCTGGTCGCCACCGCGGCGAAGACCACCGCGGCCACGGCGAGCAGCAGCGCGCCCAACCCGAGAGGGATGTTCTGCACCTCCCGGGAGGACGCCTCCGGGGGGTGCTCGGGGTTGTCGGCGTCCAGCCAGGACGCCCGGGGCGGGGGCGGCGGCGGATCCTCAGGCGTGGGCGGGGTGCCCTGGCGGGGGACCCGGGGCGGTGCGCCGGCGGTGGCCGTCGGTGGGCGGCGACCGGGGCGGCGGCGCAGCACCCGGCGGGGCCTGGTGGCCTGCTTGATCCGCTCCTCACCGGCGTGGGCGAGGATGTCCCGTTGGAAGAGCGCGGCCTGCATCTTGGCGGCGATCTGCCGCTGTTCGCGGGCGATGGCGGCGTCGCGCGCCTTCATCTCCGCGATCGAGCGCTCGATGTCCGCCAGGTGATCGCGCCACTGCGGTTGATCGGCCCCGCAGTGCGGGCAGCGCACGGCCGGCTTGATCTCCCGGCCGCACGAGGAGCATTGAAAGGTCGCCACGACACCCCTCCACCCGCACTGTGGACTCCCACTGTCGCAGCATGCCCAAAGCTGGCGCGGATTTCGACACTTGTCGGCGGGTCCGGGGAAAACAACATCACCGGCCGGCCGCGAAGGGGTGCTTCGCGACCGGCCGGTGAGTGCGAAACGTCAGGGGCGGCCCATGCCCCGGTACTCCCAGCCGGCCTGGGTCCACAGTGCCGAGTCGAGGCAGTTGCGCCCGTCGACGACCTTGCGGCCACCCACCAGCTCGCCGAGGGCGACCGGGTCGGCGTTGCGGAAGTCCGCCCACTCGGTGAGGACGCAGACCAGGTCGGCGCCGGCAACCGCCTCGTTGATGCCGGCCTCGTAGGTCAGCTCGGGCACCGCGCGACGGGCGTTCTCGGTGCCCTGCGGGTCGTACACGTGCACGTCGGCGCCGGCCTTCTGCAGCAGCGCGGCGACGGCGAGCGCCGGGGCGTCGCGGACGTCGTCGGTGTTGGGCTTGAAGGTCGCGCCCAGCACGGCGATCCGGGTGCCGGAGAAGTCCGGCCCGGCCGGCCCGGAGCGGCGACCCAGCAGGTCCGCCGCGAGCTGGAGCACGCGGGTCCGGCGGCGCAGGTTGATCAGGTCGACCTCGTGCAGGAAGCGCAGCGCCTCACCGGCGCCCAGCTCCTGCGCGCGGGCCTGGAAGGCGCGGATGTCCTTGGGCAGGCAGGCGCCACCGAAGCCGAGGCCGGCCTGGAGGAACCGGTTGCCGATCCGGGGGTCGTACCCGATCGCGCGGGCCAGCTGGGTGACGTCGCCGCCACTGGCCTCGCAGACCTCGGCCATGGCGTTGATGAAGGAGATCTTGGTGGCCAGGAACGCGTTCGCCGCGACCTTGACCAGCTCGGCAGTCGCGAAGTCGCTGACCACCAGGGGCACCTCGCGGTCCTCGGTGGCGGCCAGGTCGAAGACGCCCTTGTGCGCGGCGTAGAGCATGCCGTTGGCCCATTCGCTCTTCACGCCGACCACGATCCGGTTGGGGCGAAGCACGTCGTCGACGGCGAAGCCCTCCTGGAGGAACTCGGGGCTCCACGCCACCTCGACGCCCAGGTCGCCCGGGGTGTGCTTGCCGACGAGCTGCTCGACCCACTCGGCGGTGCCCACCGGCACGGTGGACTTGCCGACGATAAGCGCCTTGCGGGTCAGGTGCTGCGCGAGGCTGGTCACCGACGCCTCGACGTACGACAGGTCGGCGCCCATCCCGTCGGCCCGCTGCGGGGTGCCGACGCAGATGAAGTGCACGTCACCGAACTCGGCGGTCTCGGCGATGTCGGTCGAGAACCGCAGTCGACCGGCGGCCAGGTTGCGCTTGAGCAACTCGTCCAGGCCGGGCTCGTGGATCGGCACCTCGCCGGCGTTCAGCATCGCGATCTTGTCCGCGTCGACGTCGAACCCGAGCACCTCGTACCCGAGTTCCGCGTAGCAGATGGCGTACGTCGCACCGAGGTAGCCGGTCCCCAGGAACGTCACCCGCGGCCGGGCCGCGCCCGAGGGCGGCGTCACCGCGGCGATGGCGGGGGTCGGCTGGATGGTGGGGTAGGGGATCGTCACGCCTGTCTTCTCCGCTCGCACTGGCGGCGCGTCGTCGCGTCGCATTCTGCTGCGGCGCCTGGCGGGGCACCGGAGGGGTGGCTCACTGTCTGCCTTCCATCATCACCCAGCGGCGCGGGTGCTCCGTCATGCCCATACCTACGCGCCGGTAACATCACCTGAACTGCAGTCGCTATCCTTCAGTCTGCGCGGTCGGCGGTCAGGGGAGGCCACAGACTGCGCATGATAGCGGTGAAGGGGAGGGGCCGACATGGCCGCAGGGGAGTCGTTCGACGTCTACCGGTTGCCCGAGGAGCACGAGGCGATCCGGGAAGCGGTCCGTGAGGTCTGTGCCGCCAAGGTGGCGCCGCACGCCGCCGAGGCCGACGAGACCGGTGAGTTCCCGAAGGCGTCCTACGACGCGCTGCGGGCCGCCGACTTCCACGCGCCGCACATCCCCGAGGAGTACGGCGGCGCGGGCGCGGACGCGCTGGCCACCGCCATCGTGATCGAGGAGGTGGCGCGCGCCTGCGCGTCCTCGTCGCTGATCCCGGCGGTGAACAAGCTCGGCACGATGCCGCTGCTGCTGTCCGGTTCCGCGGAGATCAAGCGCCGCTACCTGACCCCTGTCGCGGCGGGCGACGCCATGTTCTCGTACTGCCTCTCCGAGCCGGAGGCGGGCAGCGACGCGGCGTCGATGACGACCCGGGCGGTGCGTGACGGGGATCACTGGGTGCTCAACGGCGTGAAGCGCTGGATCACCAACGCGGGCGTCTCCGAGTTCTACACGGTCTTCGCCGTCACCGACCCCGCCGCCCGCTCCCGGGGCATCTCGGCCTTCGTCGTCGAGAAGTCCGATGTCGGCGTGAGCTTCGGCGCGCCGGAGAAGAAACTCGGCATCAAGGGCTCGCCGACCCGCGAGGTCTACCTGGACAACGTGCGCATCCCCGCCGACCGGATGATCGGCGCCGAGGGCACCGGCTTCGCCACCGCCATGAAGACCCTCGACCACACCCGGGTCACCATCGCCGCGCAGGCCGTCGGGATCGCCCAGGGCGCGCTCGACTACGCCAAGGGGTATGTGGCCGAGCGTCGCCAGTTCGGCAAGGCGGTCGCCGAGTTCCAGGGCATCCAGTTCATGCTCGCCGACATGGGCATGAAGCTGGAGGCGGCGAGGCAGCTCACGTACGCCGCCGCCGGCAAGTCCGAGCGGGGCGACGCCGACCTGACCTACTTCGGCGCGGCGGCCAAGTGCTTCGCCTCGGACGCCGCCATGGAGATCACCACCGACGCGGTGCAGTTGCTCGGCGGCTACGGCTACACCCGTGACTACCCGGTCGAGCGGATGATGCGGGACGCCAAGATCACCCAGATCTACGAGGGCACGAACCAGGTGCAGCGCATCGTCATGGCCCGGCAGTTGCTGGCCGGCGTCGTCTGACCGCCGCCTGATCGACCCCGACAGCCCCTCCGCCGCCGGCGGTGGGGCTGTCGTCCTGTGCGCGTGAGCCCCCACACAGTGGGGATGTCACAGGGGTCTGCGACGTTGTCGCCAGGTGAGAATCACCGAAGACGATCCCCCACCGCTCGCCCCACGACGCACGACCCTCCGCAGAGAGATCGAGACGATGAAGCAGCTGGTGGAAAAGACCCGTGCCGCCTCCGAACCGGAGGTGCTGCCCGGCGACCTGATGACGAACCGTCAGCGGGCGCGGCTCGTGCTCGTGCTCGGCGCGTTGATCGCGATCGGTCCCCTGACCATCGACATGTACCTGCCGGCGCTGCCGGCCATCACGGCGGGTCTGCAGACCACCGAGACGGCCGTGCAGTTGACGCTTACCGGCACGCTTGTCGGCCTCGCGCTGGGCCAGTTGCTTGTCGGACCGCTCTCCGACGTGGTCGGGCGGCGCCTGCCGCTGCTCGCCGGGCTGGCCGCGCACATCGTGGCCTCCGTGCTGTGCGTCTTCGCGCCCAACATCGCCGTGCTCGGCGCGCTGCGCGTCCTGCAGGGCCTCGGCGTGGCGGCCGCCACAGTGGTCGCCACCGCCGTCGTCCGCGACCTGTTCAGCGGCGCCTCGTTCGCGCGGATCTTCTCGCGCCTGATGCTGGTCATGGGTCTGGCGCCGATCCTCGCGCCGACGCTGGGCAGCGGGCTGCTGCGCTGGACCGAGTGGCGGGGTGTCTTCGCGGCGCTGGCCGTGCTCGGCGCGTTGCTGATAGTCGTCGCGGCGTTGCAACTCCCGGAGACCCTTGCGGTGGCACGCCGTCGACACGGCGGGGTGGCCGCGACCCTGCGTGACTACCGGGGGCTGCTCAACGACCGCGCGTTCGTCGGTCTGGTGCTTGTCGCCGGGCTGGCGATGGCGTCGCTGTTCGCGTACGTGTCCGGGTCGTCCTTCGTCCTGCAGGACCAGTACGGCCTCGACGAGCAGCAGTTCGGCTTGGCCTTCGGTGCCGGCGCAGTCGGCCTGATCGGGGGCACCCAGTTCAACGTCCGGCTGCTGCGGCGCTACACCCCGCAGCAGATCCTGGTCAGCGCCCTGGTTGCCGGAACGGCCGCCGGGCTGCTGCTGGTCGTGTTCGCCGCCACCGGCTTCGGTGGCCTCGGCACCCTGCTCGCGTCGCTGTGGCTCGTGCTGGCCGCGGCGGGGCTGGCCCTGCCGAATGCTCCGGCGCTTGCCATGAGCCGGCACAGCGAGGCCGCCGGCACGGCTGCCGCGCTGCTCGGGGCCGTGCAGTTCGGCGTCGGCGCGTTGTCGGCGCCCCTGGCTGGCCTGTTCGGCACGGGAAGCGTACCGATGGCGATCGTCATCGCGGGCGGCATGGCCGCGGCGCTGGCGGTCATGGTCCTGGTCGTGCCCCGCGCCACCCTCGGCGCGGTCGACCCGGACCTGGCCGTCGCGGTGCATTAAAGAGCCCCGGACCTGACCGTCGCCGTGCAGTGGAGAGCCCGGACCTGACCGTCGCCATGCGTTGGTAGAGGGGGCGGGCCGGTTCTCCCGGCCCGCCCGACGATCAGCGGATCTCGGTGGTGTCCTCCGGGCGCGACTGGCCGCGCGGCGGGGCGGACCACGGCGATTCGCCGCCCACCCGGCGGGGCAGCGGTTCGGTGGGGGTCGGATCGGCCGGGTAACCAAGGGTCAGCGGGGCGCTGTCGCGCTCCGCGGGCTCGGGCGACGGCCAGTCGGTGAGGGTGAAGTCGTCGCCGCGCGGGCCGTCCGCAGGCGCCGGCGTCAGGGCCGGCGCGGTCGCGACCTGCGGCCACTGCCGCCAGCGTTGACCGCTGAACGTCGCCATCAGCAGCAGCAGGCCGAGCAGGAAGAGCGTGCCGTTCTCCACCGGCAGCCGCAGCGGCAGCGGGTCACCGAGCACCTTCCACCCCTGCGGGATCGCGTCGCGCACCTCGAAGGGC
The DNA window shown above is from Micromonospora lupini and carries:
- a CDS encoding SCO7613 C-terminal domain-containing membrane protein; the protein is MATFQCSSCGREIKPAVRCPHCGADQPQWRDHLADIERSIAEMKARDAAIAREQRQIAAKMQAALFQRDILAHAGEERIKQATRPRRVLRRRPGRRPPTATAGAPPRVPRQGTPPTPEDPPPPPPRASWLDADNPEHPPEASSREVQNIPLGLGALLLAVAAVVFAAVATSSMDALARLGVLLVATVLMLLAPPALARRGLTSTAETISAVGLLLVPLAGYALWAVDPIGGGGTSGAVFAGLIFTATAAVSVGYAAWTGLRAPRFATVVAAQPVLPLLAYDRITGPGGWALVLTLVALLDLWLARSPLVVERPVRQDLSRPATPSATPRQRDAEARPEADPEEAGELIDAGPGTADARPARPVPGLRELTWSLHAVAVAVGLAYAVTALLRAQTVPTATGAGLVLVLAAVAGLAGALVLRRPPLPDVAAGIVTLAVIGAFGRIASVALPGQALLLIAAVITVTGLAVRAIPETARRGPQVASAVALTVSGLVVAGGALRAGVAPVRAALPAWSADLDGYAAELATAVGPTTWQLAAAAFLLTIAAVLALPPEIRREFAVAGAALTALAVPASFGLDWAAAPWPMVVTAIGIGVIGLSARTTRAALAHAVGAAVVGLFGAGAGLSRPALTAAVLLTLCAAGALVALAPRVRIASAAADTVTDWAAGGAAFALPGAVAAFVAATMPVDETPTPASLREATVPVLAASFLAVCVTLGYAAMVQVSQRRIPAPLSVGTGLGALVVTAAAFGAPGATVADAWVGALLLVAAVLLFLAPSIDAGRRSDLTLDGSDLAAAAVTTALIATMVRIAAVLAPGGQLAVAAGLVLVVAVAARAMPEEWRRGPILGIAVGGLLIGVLAGWTALRGGVGVLATPGPIWDGDLSGWPAAPTGGATWQAPIALALLAVAAGVLLPPPWRWDVSGVAVVLATIGAPAAFDLPWWSPVLVGSMVATVYGMAAVASEEARAGLSRATVAGVVALHGAGAGLVRPWTTALALGSIALIGIVVATLARVLAGPQVADLETEGMPPHLAQIGGAAAGAALLALPGAVAALAVEFQHSAQVVLTAALAASSLGLAGVAAVRRHVPQYLPWVSVAVVGGASISALAAVPTGLPAGVYAAAAALLGVLAELIRAATVPPTGSAQPVRRWTVLLDGALRRLPDDPDRRRWRVSPSAGALAAAALPTALALASIAPALFTALVEPHRTLSRIWQGPPPELLTPPPDVVNPTHVLTALLLTATAALAATGFSGGRRSRAVPVVLPGAAVTLLIAPIALGSGWPATSLAALSVFTISMLGLALTPPPPLVEPARSLRLARVLVFAIGLAAGSAGLAGSLADRQLTLFTLGGAVGVGAVAALFGTTQRARILGWLFASLMAQLFVLTAGLVAGLAAVWSAFGVLAVGAVLQVLAATLPQLRRPEAQREAATVQWSGYAAALIALALAFDSPRHIAALLAAWGAVLGVAATRPGRRPVERRILFWSVVFCEITAWWILMRVADVALPEAYTLPFAALALLVGVLELRHRPDLSSWVAYGPALVAAFLPTLAIVLATDSSTVRQMLLLLGAVAVLIFGSSSRQQAPVIVGASVTAIAAIHALFSLGPWLALIPVGLLLLVLGASNERRRRAQERLQTALRGMR
- a CDS encoding UDP-glucose dehydrogenase family protein, giving the protein MTIPYPTIQPTPAIAAVTPPSGAARPRVTFLGTGYLGATYAICYAELGYEVLGFDVDADKIAMLNAGEVPIHEPGLDELLKRNLAAGRLRFSTDIAETAEFGDVHFICVGTPQRADGMGADLSYVEASVTSLAQHLTRKALIVGKSTVPVGTAEWVEQLVGKHTPGDLGVEVAWSPEFLQEGFAVDDVLRPNRIVVGVKSEWANGMLYAAHKGVFDLAATEDREVPLVVSDFATAELVKVAANAFLATKISFINAMAEVCEASGGDVTQLARAIGYDPRIGNRFLQAGLGFGGACLPKDIRAFQARAQELGAGEALRFLHEVDLINLRRRTRVLQLAADLLGRRSGPAGPDFSGTRIAVLGATFKPNTDDVRDAPALAVAALLQKAGADVHVYDPQGTENARRAVPELTYEAGINEAVAGADLVCVLTEWADFRNADPVALGELVGGRKVVDGRNCLDSALWTQAGWEYRGMGRP
- a CDS encoding multidrug effflux MFS transporter; protein product: MTNRQRARLVLVLGALIAIGPLTIDMYLPALPAITAGLQTTETAVQLTLTGTLVGLALGQLLVGPLSDVVGRRLPLLAGLAAHIVASVLCVFAPNIAVLGALRVLQGLGVAAATVVATAVVRDLFSGASFARIFSRLMLVMGLAPILAPTLGSGLLRWTEWRGVFAALAVLGALLIVVAALQLPETLAVARRRHGGVAATLRDYRGLLNDRAFVGLVLVAGLAMASLFAYVSGSSFVLQDQYGLDEQQFGLAFGAGAVGLIGGTQFNVRLLRRYTPQQILVSALVAGTAAGLLLVVFAATGFGGLGTLLASLWLVLAAAGLALPNAPALAMSRHSEAAGTAAALLGAVQFGVGALSAPLAGLFGTGSVPMAIVIAGGMAAALAVMVLVVPRATLGAVDPDLAVAVH
- a CDS encoding acyl-CoA dehydrogenase family protein, with amino-acid sequence MAAGESFDVYRLPEEHEAIREAVREVCAAKVAPHAAEADETGEFPKASYDALRAADFHAPHIPEEYGGAGADALATAIVIEEVARACASSSLIPAVNKLGTMPLLLSGSAEIKRRYLTPVAAGDAMFSYCLSEPEAGSDAASMTTRAVRDGDHWVLNGVKRWITNAGVSEFYTVFAVTDPAARSRGISAFVVEKSDVGVSFGAPEKKLGIKGSPTREVYLDNVRIPADRMIGAEGTGFATAMKTLDHTRVTIAAQAVGIAQGALDYAKGYVAERRQFGKAVAEFQGIQFMLADMGMKLEAARQLTYAAAGKSERGDADLTYFGAAAKCFASDAAMEITTDAVQLLGGYGYTRDYPVERMMRDAKITQIYEGTNQVQRIVMARQLLAGVV